One Actinomycetota bacterium genomic region harbors:
- a CDS encoding PaaI family thioesterase — translation MNAIGETIVFDLRGNECFGCSQERSDSLAMVFTRTAEKTVEATYSVPAAYRGMGGVVHGGFQAVLVDEAVSVAAYLFWPPETYTVTTDLSLSYKRPVPVEQPIVVRGELLEEDEQGFRATAAILDSSGTILTEGAARQRKRRYRKSAAAQ, via the coding sequence ATGAATGCTATCGGTGAGACCATCGTCTTCGACCTGCGCGGCAATGAGTGCTTCGGATGCAGTCAGGAGCGATCGGACAGTCTCGCCATGGTGTTCACTCGAACCGCAGAGAAGACCGTTGAGGCGACGTACAGCGTGCCTGCCGCGTACCGCGGCATGGGCGGGGTTGTACATGGGGGCTTTCAGGCGGTGCTCGTCGATGAGGCAGTGTCGGTTGCTGCGTACCTCTTCTGGCCGCCTGAGACATATACCGTTACGACCGACTTGAGTCTCAGTTACAAACGGCCCGTTCCCGTCGAGCAACCGATAGTCGTGCGCGGGGAACTGCTCGAGGAGGATGAGCAAGGCTTTCGTGCGACAGCCGCGATCCTGGATTCGAGCGGGACGATCCTCACCGAAGGTGCTGCAAGGCAGAGGAAGCGTCGGTACAGGAAGTCTGCAGCCGCTCAGTGA
- a CDS encoding alpha/beta hydrolase has protein sequence MSDTASSFVQVDGHSIAYKENGQGVALVLLHGFLCDSRCWSQQLHGLSDGFRVVAWDAPGAGSSSDPLESFTTADYARSLASFLDALGVMRAHVVGLSWGGILAQEFYRLYPERLRSLVLADTYAGWKGSLAEDVWRERLESCLRDSTAPPEALVAKLLPGMFTDGVTEGARDELSAIMSEFHPVGFRVMSRSSAEMDTRELLPKIDVPTLLLWGNDDRRSPLQIAKQFHNAIGSAELAIIPKAGHVSNMEQPEAFNAHVRRFCMDADAA, from the coding sequence ATGAGCGATACCGCGTCGAGTTTCGTGCAGGTGGACGGGCACTCCATCGCGTATAAGGAAAACGGGCAGGGCGTAGCGCTTGTCCTCCTTCACGGATTCCTTTGTGACTCTCGGTGTTGGAGCCAGCAGCTCCACGGGCTATCCGACGGGTTCAGGGTCGTCGCGTGGGATGCACCAGGAGCCGGGTCGTCTTCTGACCCCCTTGAGTCGTTCACGACGGCGGACTACGCGCGTTCTCTTGCCAGCTTCCTGGACGCCCTCGGCGTCATGCGCGCACACGTCGTCGGCCTGTCGTGGGGCGGGATTCTGGCACAGGAGTTCTACCGGCTATACCCCGAACGGCTGCGCAGCCTCGTTCTGGCCGATACCTATGCTGGCTGGAAGGGCTCGCTTGCGGAAGACGTCTGGAGGGAGCGCCTGGAGAGTTGCCTGCGTGACTCAACAGCGCCGCCCGAGGCCCTCGTGGCCAAGTTGCTGCCAGGGATGTTCACTGATGGTGTCACTGAAGGTGCACGGGATGAACTCTCGGCCATCATGTCCGAGTTCCACCCGGTTGGCTTCCGAGTGATGTCGAGGTCATCGGCCGAGATGGACACGAGAGAGCTCTTGCCTAAGATCGACGTTCCTACGCTGCTGCTTTGGGGTAACGACGATCGTCGAAGCCCGCTGCAGATCGCGAAGCAGTTTCACAACGCCATCGGTTCCGCCGAGCTTGCGATCATCCCCAAAGCAGGACACGTTAGCAACATGGAGCAACCCGAGGCGTTCAATGCTCATGTTCGTCGCTTCTGTATGGACGCCGATGCGGCCTAA